In Ruminococcaceae bacterium BL-4, one DNA window encodes the following:
- a CDS encoding Pyridoxamine 5'-phosphate oxidase family protein has protein sequence MRRSDRQVVDQTKIFSIIQKCDCCRLAITNDPVPYLIPMNFGFLPEENGIFYFHSAKEGTKLDLLRKNPEVSFELDTSHAVKKGRFACEYSFYYQSVIGIGKVQFVEEPAQKEKALSLLMKQYSTEQNFSFSPESLAHTVILKMTVESISCKEYLPPQS, from the coding sequence ATGCGCAGAAGTGATCGACAAGTAGTTGACCAAACAAAAATATTTTCCATCATTCAAAAATGCGACTGCTGCCGTCTTGCAATCACAAATGACCCCGTTCCCTATCTAATTCCAATGAATTTTGGATTCTTGCCAGAGGAAAACGGGATCTTTTATTTTCATAGCGCCAAAGAAGGAACCAAGCTCGACCTTCTTCGGAAAAATCCAGAGGTTTCTTTTGAACTTGATACTTCACACGCCGTGAAAAAAGGCCGTTTTGCCTGTGAATATTCCTTTTACTATCAGAGCGTCATCGGAATTGGAAAAGTACAATTTGTTGAAGAGCCCGCCCAAAAAGAAAAAGCGCTTTCCCTTTTGATGAAACAGTATTCTACAGAGCAAAATTTTTCTTTTTCTCCGGAATCTCTTGCCCATACGGTAATTTTAAAGATGACCGTGGAATCAATTTCCTGTAAAGAATATCTTCCACCGCAATCATAA
- the accA gene encoding Acetyl-coenzyme A carboxylase carboxyl transferase subunit alpha, with protein MKAYERVLAARAKGRPTASDFLFHLVPDFTELHGDRRFGDDPAVIAGIGRLCGMPVTVIALERGHNTAERVAHNFGMAHPEGYRKALRLMKQAEKFRRPILCIIDTAGAYCGVAAEERGQGQAIAENLCEMMTLKTPILSLFVGEGGSGGALGLAVADEVWMLENAVYSVISPEGCASILWKDSEKAAEAAECLHMTAEDLLKLKAADRVFPEPENGDFTLLYEDLEKNIFSFFQKEKTFSGEALAKSRYERFRQRF; from the coding sequence ATGAAAGCATATGAACGTGTTTTAGCCGCACGCGCAAAAGGGCGCCCTACTGCCTCTGATTTTCTTTTCCATCTGGTCCCTGATTTTACAGAGCTTCACGGTGACCGACGTTTTGGCGACGATCCCGCGGTCATTGCAGGGATCGGGCGGCTTTGCGGAATGCCTGTAACAGTGATTGCCTTGGAACGCGGTCATAATACGGCAGAGCGAGTCGCACATAATTTTGGCATGGCACATCCGGAAGGTTATCGCAAAGCACTCAGACTTATGAAACAGGCGGAAAAATTTCGCCGTCCAATTCTCTGCATTATCGATACTGCCGGTGCATACTGCGGTGTCGCGGCCGAAGAACGCGGACAAGGGCAGGCAATCGCTGAGAACCTCTGCGAAATGATGACGCTCAAAACGCCCATTTTATCTCTCTTTGTCGGGGAAGGCGGCAGCGGCGGTGCACTTGGTTTAGCAGTTGCCGACGAAGTCTGGATGTTGGAAAATGCCGTCTATTCGGTCATTTCCCCCGAAGGCTGTGCTTCTATTCTTTGGAAAGACAGTGAAAAAGCAGCCGAGGCGGCGGAATGTCTGCATATGACAGCCGAAGATTTATTAAAACTAAAAGCCGCCGACCGTGTTTTTCCGGAACCGGAAAACGGTGATTTTACTTTGCTCTACGAAGATCTCGAAAAAAACATTTTTTCATTCTTTCAAAAAGAAAAGACCTTCTCAGGAGAAGCACTTGCTAAGTCACGTTATGAACGTTTTCGGCAAAGATTTTAA
- the accD gene encoding acetyl-CoA carboxylase (carboxyltransferase beta subunit) (Evidence 2a : Function from experimental evidences in other organisms; PubMedId : 11133475, 12682299, 14594796, 15066985, 29488667; Product type e : enzyme) — protein MLNKELFQKPKNALEQGGENTSHPNIPGRLCISCPKCKKILFAHDLEKSFFKCPKCGHLLHMSARERIAMITDKGSFSELFGKLRSKNILDFPDYNKKLSHSFLSTHEREGVVCGTAQIHQEPCAIFVMEPNFMMGSMGTVVGEKITRLFEYATENHLPVIGWTVSGGARMQEGILSLMQMAKTSGAVKLHSDAGLLYIVVLTDPTTGGVTASFAMEADIILAEPQALIGFAGPRVIKQTIRQKLPAGFQRSEFLLEKGFVDALSNRETQKEQLSNFLNLHHNEEADSI, from the coding sequence GTGCTGAATAAAGAATTATTCCAAAAGCCCAAGAACGCACTGGAACAAGGAGGCGAGAATACCTCTCATCCAAACATTCCGGGCAGATTATGTATTAGCTGTCCCAAATGCAAAAAGATTTTATTTGCGCACGATTTGGAAAAATCATTTTTTAAATGCCCGAAATGTGGTCATCTTTTGCATATGAGCGCTCGTGAGCGCATTGCCATGATAACCGATAAAGGTTCTTTCTCTGAACTTTTTGGAAAACTGCGCAGCAAAAATATTCTGGATTTTCCGGATTATAATAAAAAGCTTTCTCATTCCTTTCTTTCCACTCACGAACGAGAGGGCGTTGTCTGCGGAACTGCGCAGATTCATCAGGAACCATGCGCGATCTTTGTCATGGAACCTAATTTTATGATGGGTTCCATGGGCACTGTGGTAGGAGAAAAGATCACGCGTCTCTTTGAATATGCTACCGAAAACCATTTGCCTGTTATAGGCTGGACGGTTTCCGGCGGTGCGCGCATGCAGGAAGGGATTCTCTCTTTAATGCAGATGGCGAAGACCAGCGGAGCCGTAAAACTGCATAGCGATGCGGGACTTCTTTATATTGTTGTTTTGACCGACCCAACTACCGGCGGCGTTACGGCAAGTTTCGCGATGGAAGCGGATATCATTCTTGCTGAACCTCAGGCGCTGATTGGATTTGCCGGGCCCCGTGTCATTAAACAGACGATTCGTCAAAAGCTACCTGCAGGGTTCCAACGCTCAGAATTTCTTTTAGAAAAGGGATTTGTCGATGCGCTTTCCAATCGGGAAACCCAAAAAGAACAACTCTCAAATTTTTTGAACTTACATCATAATGAGGAGGCAGATTCCATATGA
- the accC gene encoding acetyl-CoA carboxylase subunit (biotin carboxylase subunit) (Evidence 2a : Function from experimental evidences in other organisms; PubMedId : 7592499, 12682299, 14594796; Product type e : enzyme), with product MFSKILIANRGEIAVRILRACREMGISTVAVYSEADRDALHVSLADEAICIGSAPVSESYLNMTAILTAASITGAEAIHPGYGLLSENAEFADLCRTCGITFIGPPAEVISEMGDKDAARRMMQEAGVPVIPGSEVVDTLKAAFAAAHEIGFPLLVKARSGGGGRGIRLVEREEDFENAWRTASAEAQASFGDGGVYLEKYLYPAKHIEMQLLCDKDGNCVTLGERECTVQRHHQKLLEESPSPAISESIRKKMQEAALKAAKACGYVGAGTVEFLYYDEKFYFMEMNTRLQVEHPVTELVTGLDLVKWQIRIAAGIPLNFTQKEVIPSGHALECRINAEDPEHGFLPSCGTIRLLHIPGGPCVRFDTALYQGYTVPPFYDSMIGKLIVASSSREEAIRKMRTALCELIIDGIHHNVGLQLQILDDPTFRNGTYRTDFMDLLMKEN from the coding sequence GTGTTCTCTAAAATTCTAATTGCAAACCGTGGAGAAATTGCTGTTCGGATCCTTCGCGCCTGTCGCGAAATGGGAATCTCAACAGTAGCAGTATACTCCGAAGCTGATCGAGATGCGCTGCACGTTTCTCTCGCCGACGAAGCTATTTGTATTGGGTCGGCTCCCGTAAGTGAAAGCTATCTGAATATGACGGCAATCCTGACTGCGGCCAGCATTACCGGCGCCGAAGCCATTCATCCGGGCTATGGTCTTCTAAGTGAAAACGCCGAATTTGCTGATCTTTGCAGGACTTGCGGAATCACTTTCATCGGGCCGCCTGCCGAAGTCATTTCCGAAATGGGCGATAAAGATGCAGCGCGTCGAATGATGCAGGAGGCCGGCGTTCCGGTGATTCCTGGCAGTGAAGTCGTGGATACCTTGAAAGCAGCTTTCGCTGCTGCACATGAAATTGGGTTTCCGCTTTTAGTAAAGGCCCGCTCCGGCGGCGGCGGACGCGGGATTCGCTTAGTAGAACGCGAAGAGGATTTCGAAAATGCATGGCGTACTGCTTCGGCAGAGGCACAGGCCTCATTTGGAGACGGCGGCGTTTATCTCGAAAAGTATCTTTATCCTGCAAAGCACATTGAAATGCAGCTGCTTTGCGACAAAGATGGAAACTGTGTAACGCTTGGCGAACGGGAATGTACGGTTCAGCGCCATCACCAAAAGCTTTTAGAGGAAAGTCCCAGCCCTGCAATTTCTGAGTCGATCCGCAAAAAAATGCAGGAAGCAGCCCTTAAAGCCGCAAAAGCCTGCGGTTATGTGGGAGCCGGAACAGTCGAATTCCTCTATTACGATGAAAAGTTTTACTTTATGGAGATGAATACCCGACTGCAGGTGGAACATCCGGTTACAGAACTTGTTACGGGACTCGACCTTGTCAAATGGCAAATTCGAATTGCCGCGGGCATTCCGCTCAATTTCACACAAAAAGAAGTAATTCCTTCAGGTCATGCTCTGGAATGCCGCATCAACGCAGAAGATCCGGAACATGGATTTTTACCAAGCTGCGGTACCATTCGTCTTCTTCACATTCCTGGTGGCCCCTGCGTGCGCTTTGATACTGCTCTTTATCAAGGGTATACGGTTCCCCCGTTTTATGACAGTATGATTGGCAAACTGATTGTAGCTTCTTCCTCTCGGGAAGAAGCGATTCGTAAAATGCGCACCGCTTTATGTGAGCTGATTATCGACGGAATCCATCATAATGTTGGGCTGCAATTACAAATTTTGGATGATCCTACTTTTCGAAACGGTACCTACCGCACCGATTTTATGGATCTTTTGATGAAAGAAAACTAA
- the fabZ gene encoding 3-hydroxyacyl-[acyl-carrier-protein] dehydratase FabZ, giving the protein MTKEELKTILPHREPMLLLDEADQTSENSAEGHYTVRGDEWFLKGHFPGYPIVPGVIQCEMLAQTCCLPLKEQLKGKTPLYAGMNKVRFHGQVRPGDTLILKCEITKSRPPFYFASGKGYVKDKMVVSGEFSFAVSEK; this is encoded by the coding sequence ATGACGAAAGAAGAATTAAAAACGATTCTCCCCCACAGAGAACCCATGCTGCTTTTGGACGAAGCGGATCAAACCAGTGAAAACAGTGCAGAGGGACATTATACCGTTCGCGGGGATGAATGGTTTTTAAAAGGCCATTTCCCGGGATACCCTATTGTTCCAGGTGTCATCCAGTGTGAGATGCTTGCTCAAACCTGCTGTCTGCCGTTAAAAGAGCAATTAAAAGGAAAAACGCCTCTTTATGCAGGCATGAATAAAGTACGATTTCACGGTCAGGTACGCCCCGGTGACACATTGATTTTAAAATGTGAAATTACAAAATCCCGCCCTCCGTTTTATTTTGCTTCCGGAAAAGGATATGTAAAGGATAAAATGGTGGTTTCCGGCGAATTTTCCTTTGCAGTCTCCGAGAAATGA
- a CDS encoding Biotin carboxyl carrier protein of acetyl-CoA carboxylase has protein sequence MKLEEIRSLSRLMQETGLSVLDLKESGTHLRLERAFSEKAPLTATSKEFDVAVPKSAQPQEKAEKSALKISPAPEGTPLKAPMVGVFYNAPSPDAKPFVSVGDFVKKGDTLCVIEAMKLFNEISAEKDGKVLEICVRNGQVVEYGQTLFYIG, from the coding sequence ATGAAACTGGAAGAAATTCGTTCACTCTCACGTCTGATGCAGGAAACCGGCCTTTCGGTCCTCGATCTGAAAGAAAGTGGCACACACCTGCGGCTGGAACGTGCTTTTTCTGAAAAAGCACCGCTCACAGCAACATCGAAAGAATTTGATGTTGCTGTGCCGAAATCGGCTCAGCCGCAGGAAAAAGCAGAAAAATCCGCTTTGAAAATTTCCCCTGCACCAGAAGGGACCCCATTAAAAGCTCCCATGGTCGGCGTTTTTTATAATGCCCCCTCCCCTGATGCAAAACCGTTTGTAAGCGTAGGTGATTTCGTCAAAAAGGGTGACACTCTCTGTGTCATCGAAGCTATGAAGCTGTTTAACGAAATCTCTGCCGAAAAGGATGGAAAAGTTCTTGAAATTTGCGTCCGAAACGGTCAAGTCGTTGAATATGGTCAAACACTTTTCTATATTGGCTAA
- the fabF gene encoding beta-ketoacyl-acyl carrier protein synthase II (involved in pimelate synthesis) (Evidence 2a : Function from experimental evidences in other organisms; PubMedId : 11325930, 12682299, 16436705, 18384517, 21542858, 28196402; Product type e : enzyme) — MNRVAITGIGAITPIGNDAPTFWDHLIHGVCGIAPITRFDTKDSKVTLAAEVKDFDPLTYMDKRDARKADLYTQYAVAAASEAMEDSKLLGTIPDNRLGVYVGSGIGGMGTFMKECIKCKEKGPRHVSPFFIPMLISNMAAGTIAIRFSAKGPSMCITTACATSANAIGEAYRAIQNGYADAMIAGGSEATINELATAGFANCMALHTGTDPDCASVPFDKRRSGFVMGEGGAILILENYDHAKKRGAHIYAEICGYGNTNDAYHMTAPESSAESPAEAIRLAVSEAKIAKNTPLYINAHGTSTILNDKTETLAFKKALGESWAKSAWISSTKSMHGHMLGATGAAEAIACVKALETGIIPPTIHYQEPDPLCDLFYTPNEALKKDPEWAISTNLGFGGHNACLAFHKEKED; from the coding sequence ATGAATCGAGTTGCCATAACCGGAATCGGAGCCATTACGCCGATTGGAAATGATGCCCCTACTTTTTGGGATCACCTGATCCACGGTGTCTGCGGAATTGCTCCCATCACTCGCTTTGATACCAAAGACAGCAAAGTAACCCTTGCGGCCGAAGTAAAAGACTTTGACCCGCTCACTTATATGGATAAAAGAGATGCACGAAAAGCGGATCTCTATACACAGTACGCTGTAGCCGCTGCCTCTGAGGCAATGGAAGACAGCAAATTGCTCGGAACGATTCCGGATAACCGCCTTGGCGTCTACGTCGGCAGTGGAATCGGTGGAATGGGAACTTTTATGAAAGAATGCATAAAATGCAAAGAAAAAGGTCCCCGTCACGTTTCGCCTTTCTTTATTCCGATGCTGATCTCCAATATGGCGGCAGGCACAATTGCCATCCGATTTTCAGCAAAAGGCCCCAGTATGTGCATTACAACAGCCTGTGCAACAAGTGCAAACGCGATCGGCGAAGCTTATCGTGCAATTCAGAATGGCTATGCAGATGCAATGATCGCGGGCGGCAGCGAAGCGACCATCAACGAACTTGCCACCGCAGGTTTTGCAAACTGCATGGCACTTCATACCGGCACCGACCCAGACTGTGCCTCTGTTCCTTTTGATAAACGCCGCAGCGGCTTTGTCATGGGAGAAGGCGGAGCCATTCTGATTTTGGAAAACTACGATCACGCTAAAAAACGCGGTGCACATATCTATGCGGAAATCTGCGGCTACGGGAATACAAATGATGCTTATCACATGACAGCGCCGGAATCCTCTGCGGAAAGTCCCGCCGAAGCAATTCGTCTGGCAGTCTCCGAAGCAAAAATTGCAAAGAATACTCCGCTTTATATTAATGCTCATGGCACCAGTACGATTCTCAACGATAAAACAGAAACACTGGCATTTAAAAAAGCACTGGGCGAATCATGGGCAAAAAGTGCATGGATCAGCTCTACCAAGAGCATGCATGGCCATATGCTGGGTGCAACCGGTGCAGCAGAAGCAATCGCCTGCGTAAAAGCTCTTGAAACTGGAATCATCCCTCCAACGATTCATTATCAAGAGCCCGACCCCCTATGCGATCTTTTCTATACCCCAAATGAGGCACTTAAAAAAGATCCCGAATGGGCAATCAGCACTAACCTCGGCTTTGGCGGACATAATGCCTGTCTGGCTTTTCATAAAGAAAAGGAGGACTAA
- the fabG gene encoding beta-ketoacyl-acyl carrier protein reductase (Evidence 2a : Function from experimental evidences in other organisms; PubMedId : 8759840, 12655455, 12682299, 19850612, 28126742; Product type e : enzyme): MKTLSGKTAVITGGSRGIGRAIALKMASEGANIAILYAGNKEAAQKTTSELLTFGIKAQAYQCDVADANSTNATCKEILNDFSSVQILVNNAGITRDGLLRRMKEEDLDAVLNTNLKGAFHMIEGFYGTFLRAREGRIINISSVVGLSGNGGQTNYSAAKAGLIGLTKSVAKELGSRNITCNAIAPGFVETDMTASLPEKVREETLSSIPLKRMAQPEDIADAAVFLAGPHASYITGVVLRVDGGMCM, translated from the coding sequence ATGAAAACACTCTCCGGAAAAACTGCCGTCATTACTGGCGGTTCCCGTGGGATCGGCCGTGCGATCGCTTTAAAAATGGCTTCTGAAGGCGCCAACATCGCGATCCTTTATGCCGGAAATAAAGAGGCTGCACAAAAAACGACCTCTGAGCTTTTGACTTTCGGCATTAAAGCACAAGCTTATCAATGCGATGTTGCCGATGCAAACTCCACAAATGCTACCTGTAAAGAGATTTTAAATGACTTTTCCTCTGTACAAATCCTCGTAAATAACGCGGGAATTACCCGGGACGGACTTTTGCGCCGCATGAAAGAGGAAGATTTAGACGCTGTTCTCAACACCAACCTAAAAGGTGCCTTTCATATGATCGAAGGCTTTTACGGTACGTTTCTGCGTGCACGTGAAGGCCGTATTATCAATATTTCATCTGTAGTCGGTCTTTCCGGAAACGGCGGACAAACCAATTACTCCGCCGCAAAGGCCGGATTGATCGGCTTGACAAAATCGGTAGCAAAAGAGCTCGGCAGTCGAAATATCACCTGTAACGCGATTGCCCCCGGATTTGTCGAAACCGATATGACCGCATCTCTTCCCGAAAAAGTGCGGGAAGAGACCCTTAGCTCTATTCCGCTCAAACGAATGGCTCAGCCGGAAGATATTGCCGATGCGGCAGTTTTTCTGGCAGGCCCCCACGCCTCCTATATTACAGGAGTCGTACTTCGGGTAGACGGCGGAATGTGCATGTAA
- a CDS encoding Malonyl CoA-acyl carrier protein transacylase, producing the protein MDQIAFLFSGQGTQYTGMGQSLCRVSPAAKAVFEMADKIRPGTKEQCFSGTKEELTITRNTQPCVWCVDYAAAMALKEAGITPSCAAGFSLGEIAAMTFCKLVSPEDGFRAVCRRGELMEKSAEENPGSMAAVLRLSEEKVEEICKKFEAAWPVNYNCPGQIAVSAKLPEIEPLCETVKEAGGRAVPIKVSGGFHSPLMKSAAQSFGDYLQKVDLHSPELPLYANYTAKPYPADKDEIIRLLSLQICSPVLWQKTIEHMAQAGIHTFIECGPGKTLSGLVKKTLPQAQILRVEDGETLQSTLEALKEGKK; encoded by the coding sequence ATGGATCAGATAGCATTTCTGTTTAGCGGCCAAGGAACCCAATATACTGGAATGGGGCAGTCCCTTTGTCGTGTAAGTCCTGCTGCCAAAGCAGTCTTTGAAATGGCTGATAAAATTCGTCCCGGCACAAAAGAGCAATGCTTTTCCGGTACAAAAGAGGAACTCACCATCACCCGCAATACTCAGCCATGTGTCTGGTGTGTGGATTACGCAGCAGCAATGGCTCTAAAAGAAGCCGGCATTACCCCCAGCTGTGCCGCAGGCTTTTCTCTGGGAGAAATTGCAGCGATGACTTTTTGCAAATTGGTTTCTCCCGAAGATGGCTTTCGTGCCGTTTGTCGCCGCGGAGAACTGATGGAAAAATCAGCAGAGGAAAATCCGGGCTCCATGGCAGCTGTTCTTCGTCTTTCAGAAGAAAAAGTAGAGGAAATCTGCAAAAAATTCGAGGCCGCATGGCCGGTCAATTATAACTGCCCGGGACAAATCGCTGTCTCCGCAAAGCTTCCGGAAATTGAACCGCTTTGTGAAACGGTAAAAGAAGCAGGCGGACGCGCAGTCCCAATCAAAGTCAGCGGCGGATTCCATTCCCCTCTGATGAAAAGTGCTGCACAGTCATTCGGCGATTATCTCCAAAAAGTAGATCTGCATTCCCCAGAACTTCCACTCTATGCAAATTATACGGCAAAACCTTATCCCGCTGATAAAGATGAAATCATTCGGCTTCTTTCCCTACAGATCTGTTCCCCAGTTTTATGGCAAAAAACTATTGAGCACATGGCGCAGGCTGGCATTCATACCTTCATTGAATGCGGCCCCGGAAAAACACTTTCCGGACTTGTTAAAAAGACATTGCCGCAAGCACAGATTTTACGGGTAGAAGACGGTGAAACTCTCCAATCTACTCTAGAAGCATTAAAGGAGGGCAAAAAATGA
- a CDS encoding Enoyl-(acyl-carrier-protein) reductase [FMN] → MIHSPICDLFGIKYPIFQGGMAWVADASLAAGVSNAGGLGLIAGMNSNGEQLRAEIRKCRELTDKPFGVNVMLMSPFVEEVAQTVIEEKVPIVTTGAGVPGKYMPAWLKAGIKVVPVVASVNFAKRAVRNGACAVVAEGCESGGHIGELTTMAMVPQIVDAVDVPVLAAGGIADGRQAAAAFMLGAQGIQVGTRFLVAKECTISEIYKERILKSKDTDTIVTGRRTGDAVRALKSPFSREFAKQEADLSISEESLQALGTGALRKAAREGDLEHGCFLAGQVASMVKEEQTCAEIIEDLFSGAETSLKGASKWIR, encoded by the coding sequence ATGATTCATTCACCAATTTGTGATTTATTTGGAATCAAATACCCCATCTTTCAGGGAGGCATGGCGTGGGTCGCCGACGCTTCTCTCGCAGCAGGAGTCAGCAATGCAGGCGGTTTGGGTCTGATTGCCGGAATGAATTCAAACGGAGAACAACTTCGCGCTGAAATTCGCAAATGCCGGGAACTGACCGACAAACCCTTCGGCGTTAATGTCATGCTAATGAGTCCCTTTGTCGAAGAGGTCGCACAAACCGTCATCGAAGAAAAAGTCCCCATCGTTACTACCGGCGCCGGTGTTCCCGGAAAATACATGCCGGCTTGGCTAAAAGCAGGCATTAAAGTGGTTCCGGTCGTCGCCTCTGTGAATTTTGCAAAACGAGCTGTCCGCAATGGAGCATGTGCTGTCGTGGCAGAGGGCTGCGAAAGCGGCGGCCATATCGGAGAACTTACCACAATGGCGATGGTACCACAGATCGTAGATGCGGTAGACGTTCCCGTTCTTGCTGCCGGCGGAATCGCCGACGGAAGGCAGGCAGCAGCAGCCTTTATGCTGGGTGCACAGGGAATTCAGGTTGGCACCCGCTTTTTAGTTGCAAAAGAATGCACCATCTCTGAAATTTATAAAGAACGAATCTTAAAATCAAAAGATACTGACACAATTGTAACCGGCCGTCGAACAGGCGATGCAGTACGAGCTCTAAAGAGTCCTTTTTCCAGAGAGTTTGCCAAACAGGAAGCCGATCTTTCTATTTCGGAAGAATCCCTGCAAGCGTTGGGAACCGGTGCATTGCGCAAAGCCGCACGGGAAGGCGATCTGGAGCACGGATGCTTTCTTGCCGGACAGGTTGCCTCCATGGTTAAAGAAGAACAAACCTGTGCTGAAATTATTGAAGATCTGTTTTCCGGTGCAGAAACTTCATTGAAAGGGGCTTCCAAATGGATCAGATAG
- the fabH gene encoding 3-oxoacyl-[acyl-carrier-protein] synthase III (Evidence 2a : Function from experimental evidences in other organisms; PubMedId : 10593943, 10673437, 11078736, 11243824, 11375394, 1314802, 1447160, 14523010, 8631920; Product type e : enzyme) produces MSFEILGTGSAHPACRKTNDDIAQLVDTSDEWIRSRTGIESRYVCTTETLQDLALEAAQKALKMAKVQPKELDLILVATIRGDCITPSAACILQNALGASCPAFDLNAACSGFLYALDTADGWFCRNRAKKVLVVAAETMSRLLNYQDRTTCPLFGDGAGAVVLGQGDALLSIHLTAKGDPLTLRIDNTDGQSPFLKMDHPAEQYLHMSGQNTYRFAVSNLCRQLKLAAQEAGINLTDLDWVLPHQANLRIIEGAQHRLPIPTEKYCINIQNWGNTSAAAVPILMDEFCRKGTFKPGDLLGLVVFGGGLTTGSAILRWTIDPKKIFDSEVSK; encoded by the coding sequence ATGAGTTTTGAAATACTGGGAACCGGAAGCGCCCACCCGGCCTGCCGGAAAACAAACGATGATATCGCCCAACTGGTTGACACTTCTGATGAATGGATCAGAAGCCGCACTGGAATTGAGTCACGATACGTCTGTACCACAGAAACGCTCCAGGATCTTGCCTTGGAAGCGGCTCAAAAAGCGCTCAAAATGGCCAAAGTACAACCAAAAGAATTAGATTTAATTTTAGTCGCCACCATTCGTGGCGATTGCATCACCCCCTCTGCTGCCTGCATTCTGCAGAACGCTCTGGGGGCCTCTTGTCCTGCATTTGACCTCAATGCTGCCTGTTCTGGTTTTCTTTATGCACTGGATACAGCAGACGGCTGGTTCTGCCGCAATCGTGCCAAAAAGGTACTGGTTGTCGCGGCCGAGACAATGAGTCGTCTATTAAATTATCAGGACCGCACCACCTGCCCGCTCTTCGGAGACGGTGCAGGCGCAGTCGTTCTTGGACAAGGGGATGCTTTATTATCGATTCATCTCACCGCAAAAGGAGATCCTCTAACGCTTAGAATTGATAATACTGACGGACAAAGTCCATTTTTAAAAATGGATCATCCTGCCGAGCAATATCTGCACATGTCCGGACAAAATACCTATCGTTTTGCAGTGAGCAATCTGTGCCGTCAGTTAAAGCTCGCGGCTCAAGAAGCCGGCATTAATTTAACAGACCTCGACTGGGTGCTTCCTCATCAGGCAAATCTGCGAATTATTGAAGGGGCACAGCATCGTTTGCCGATTCCAACCGAAAAATATTGCATCAATATCCAGAACTGGGGCAATACTTCCGCCGCAGCAGTCCCAATTCTGATGGATGAGTTTTGCCGAAAAGGCACTTTTAAACCCGGTGATCTTTTAGGTCTTGTCGTTTTCGGCGGCGGCCTGACTACCGGCAGCGCAATTCTGCGCTGGACGATTGATCCTAAGAAAATTTTTGATTCGGAGGTTTCAAAATGA